Proteins co-encoded in one Malus domestica chromosome 09, GDT2T_hap1 genomic window:
- the LOC103444290 gene encoding DUF724 domain-containing protein 6-like isoform X5, with translation MAGTEVKEEEQLQLFSVGTEVEVKSDEEGFKGAWFRATIVTSPTNSASKKRKRALVEYKNLVTEDGSKQLKEYVDSENLRPTPPQLADRNFDVGDVVDADYRDGWWTGVVGEALDSNSKYRVVFTNPPDLIEFQKERLRLHQDWVNGEWVRPNKQDVLAASDTPQELEHVLPAPKDPNNLQVATQLENSSAAEENPESTNSGKNLTEQPSYPLSVKGKKMLARNGSATDSRPVKKLKDEKAAKPTVSATAHQLSKTPDNKELPQELPQLSTGVKGTRRTRKPVVRHQFFKTESVLGKNNVKTKQENDGEVNSQWIHPVASKGRRTKSHAGSRFTPDAGYICALPSQKREKGKEESASVSLAGQNVQKEGNIKEAEGPQTIRSTTKGKEGSLAEIPAQLPDQELQVKDQRKSANDPAKEKSMEFKQQPAGGSSHKRKRGRPRKLVVIRSRASEGVKGQNISGNVASKNVANDQTPEEAALRVLRGTDPTDAQDASKRKTAELPGRCMINEASLIASENADDDDRPLSMWFGGMQHSASVGESRPSPDMNVDQHSDRKGPVEVATESPAVAAVSGSGTEEKQGFPFVKSSPVWKTIETLEVFKKFPQNPHFRPLIECKEEYREGSAIGNMITFSSLADKISRLQFDDHRNVLGSILESLLDLEKYGFNVTVLRGRVNDLLSVKDRHGRFQVESKDAEHKIMEHSHEKTKLVEDAEHIAKKIIELQDKHASMKSEMEAKDHEIARLKMHMDSMNEGIQSARSDFEKLALAPVT, from the exons ATGGCGGGCACGGAGGTCAAAGAAGAAGAGCAGCTCCAATTGTTCAGCGTGGGCACAGAAGTAGAAGTGAAGAGCGACGAGGAAGGGTTCAAAGGCGCCTGGTTCAGAGCCACCATTGTCACAAGCCCCACAAATTCCGCctcaaagaagaggaagagggcgTTGGTCGAGTACAAGAACTTGGTCACGGAAGACGGGTCTAAGCAGCTCAAGGAGTACGTCGATTCGGAGAACCTGAGGCCGACGCCGCCGCAGCTCGCCGACCGGAATTTCGATGTGGGAGATGTTGTGGACGCGGATTACAGAGATGGGTGGTGGACTGGGGTCGTAGGGGAGGCTCTTGACAGCAATTCCAAGTACCGCGTCGTCTTCACGAACCCCCCGGATTTGATCGAATTTCAGAAAGAACGTCTCAGATTGCATCAGGATTGGGTTAATGGCGAATGGGTTCGGCCTAACAAGCAG GATGTATTGGCTGCTTCAGATACTCCACAAGAATTAGAGCATGTGTTGCCTGCTCCAAAAGATCCTAACAATCTTCAAGTGGCTACTCAACTAGAAAATTCGAGTGCTGCAGAGGAGAATCCTGAATCAACTAATTCAGGGAAGAATTTAACAGAGCAACCAAGTTATCCACTAAGTGTCAAGGGCAAAAAGATGTTAGCCCGTAATGGTAGTGCTACAGACTCGCGTCCAGTTAAAAAGTTAAAGGACGAAAAAGCAGCTAAGCCCACAGTATCCGCTACAGCACATCAATTGAGCAAAACGCCCGACAATAAAGAATTGCCCCAGGAATTACCTCAACTGAGCACAGGAGTTAAGGGAACAAGACGCACAAGGAAACCTGTTGTACGCCATCAGTTTTTTAAAACAGAGAGCGTGCTTGGGAAAAATAATGTC AAGACTAAGCAAGAGAATGACGGTGAAGTGAATAGCCAGTGGATTCATCCTGTAGCAAGTAAAGGAAGGCGCACAAAATCTCATGCTGGAAGTCGATTCACCCCAGATGCAg GGTATATCTGTGCACTGCCTAGccaaaagagagaaaagg GTAAGGAAGAGTCTGCAAGTGTTTCTTTGGCTGGACAAAATGTTCAGAAGGAGGGTAATATTAAAGAAGCTGAAGGGCCTCAAACTATTAGGTCAACAACTAAGGGCAAGGAGGGTTCACTGGCTGAAATACCGGCTCAGCTACCTGATCAAGAGTTGCAAGTGAAAGATCAGAGGAAGAGTGCAAATGATCctgcaaaagaaaaaagcatG GAGTTTAAGCAGCAACCAGCTGGAGGAAGCAGTCATAAAAGGAAGAGAGGCAGGCCTCGAAAGTTGGTGGTCATAAGATCGCGAGCTTCAGAAGGAG TGAAGGGGCAGAATATTTCAGGAAATGTCGCCAGCAAAAATGTTGCGAATGATCAGACGCCTGAGGAAGCTGCTTTGCGTGTGCTGAGAGGGACGGATCCTACAG ATGCACAAGATGCCTCTAAAAGAAAAACGGCTGAACTTCCTGGAAGGTGCATGATAAATGAAGCTTCATTGATAGCATCCGAGAATGCAGATGATGATGACAGACCTCTATCCATGTGGTTTGGAGGGATGCAGCATTCTGCGAGCGTGGGTGAATCAA gACCATCCCCTGATATGAATGTCGACCAGCATAGTGATAGAAAAGGACCAGTCGAGGTAGCAACGGAATCTCCCGCAGTTGCTGCAGTCAGTGGCAGTGGGACAGAGGAGAAGCAAGGGTTTCCATTTGTTAAGAGCTCCCCTGTGTGGAAGACTATTGAAACATTGGAAGTGTTCAAAAAGTTTCCCCAAAATCCTCATTTCCGGCCTTTGATTGAATGCAAAGAGGAGTACCGCGAGGGTTCAGCAATTGGAAACATGATAACCTTTTCCAGTCTGGCGGATAAAATATCCAGGCTGCAGTTCGACGACCATCGAAATGTTTTGGGTAGCATTTTGGAGAGTCTTCTTGACTTGGAGAAGTATGGGTTTAATGTTACAGTTCTACGTGGGCGGGTGAATGATCTGCTGTCTGTTAAAGACAGGCACGGACGGTTTCAGGTTGAGTCAAAAGACGCTGAACACAAGATCATGGAGCATTCTCATGAGAAGACCAAACTTGTCGAAGATGCTGAGCATATTGCGAAGAAAATAATCGAGTTGCAGGATAAACATGCATCAATGAAGTCGGAAATGGAGGCCAAAGACCATGAGATTGCTAGATTGAAAATGCATATGGATTCCATGAATGAAGGCATTCAGAGCGCTCGGAGTGATTTTGAGAAGCTAGCTTTGGCTCCCGTGACATAG
- the LOC103444290 gene encoding DUF724 domain-containing protein 6-like isoform X7 has protein sequence MAGTEVKEEEQLQLFSVGTEVEVKSDEEGFKGAWFRATIVTSPTNSASKKRKRALVEYKNLVTEDGSKQLKEYVDSENLRPTPPQLADRNFDVGDVVDADYRDGWWTGVVGEALDSNSKYRVVFTNPPDLIEFQKERLRLHQDWVNGEWVRPNKQDVLAASDTPQELEHVLPAPKDPNNLQVATQLENSSAAEENPESTNSGKNLTEQPSYPLSVKGKKMLARNGSATDSRPVKKLKDEKAAKPTVSATAHQLSKTPDNKELPQELPQLSTGVKGTRRTRKPVVRHQFFKTESVLGKNNVTKQENDGEVNSQWIHPVASKGRRTKSHAGSRFTPDAGKEESASVSLAGQNVQKEGNIKEAEGPQTIRSTTKGKEGSLAEIPAQLPDQELQVKDQRKSANDPAKEKSMEFKQQPAGGSSHKRKRGRPRKLVVIRSRASEGVKGQNISGNVASKNVANDQTPEEAALRVLRGTDPTDAQDASKRKTAELPGRCMINEASLIASENADDDDRPLSMWFGGMQHSASVGESRPSPDMNVDQHSDRKGPVEVATESPAVAAVSGSGTEEKQGFPFVKSSPVWKTIETLEVFKKFPQNPHFRPLIECKEEYREGSAIGNMITFSSLADKISRLQFDDHRNVLGSILESLLDLEKYGFNVTVLRGRVNDLLSVKDRHGRFQVESKDAEHKIMEHSHEKTKLVEDAEHIAKKIIELQDKHASMKSEMEAKDHEIARLKMHMDSMNEGIQSARSDFEKLALAPVT, from the exons ATGGCGGGCACGGAGGTCAAAGAAGAAGAGCAGCTCCAATTGTTCAGCGTGGGCACAGAAGTAGAAGTGAAGAGCGACGAGGAAGGGTTCAAAGGCGCCTGGTTCAGAGCCACCATTGTCACAAGCCCCACAAATTCCGCctcaaagaagaggaagagggcgTTGGTCGAGTACAAGAACTTGGTCACGGAAGACGGGTCTAAGCAGCTCAAGGAGTACGTCGATTCGGAGAACCTGAGGCCGACGCCGCCGCAGCTCGCCGACCGGAATTTCGATGTGGGAGATGTTGTGGACGCGGATTACAGAGATGGGTGGTGGACTGGGGTCGTAGGGGAGGCTCTTGACAGCAATTCCAAGTACCGCGTCGTCTTCACGAACCCCCCGGATTTGATCGAATTTCAGAAAGAACGTCTCAGATTGCATCAGGATTGGGTTAATGGCGAATGGGTTCGGCCTAACAAGCAG GATGTATTGGCTGCTTCAGATACTCCACAAGAATTAGAGCATGTGTTGCCTGCTCCAAAAGATCCTAACAATCTTCAAGTGGCTACTCAACTAGAAAATTCGAGTGCTGCAGAGGAGAATCCTGAATCAACTAATTCAGGGAAGAATTTAACAGAGCAACCAAGTTATCCACTAAGTGTCAAGGGCAAAAAGATGTTAGCCCGTAATGGTAGTGCTACAGACTCGCGTCCAGTTAAAAAGTTAAAGGACGAAAAAGCAGCTAAGCCCACAGTATCCGCTACAGCACATCAATTGAGCAAAACGCCCGACAATAAAGAATTGCCCCAGGAATTACCTCAACTGAGCACAGGAGTTAAGGGAACAAGACGCACAAGGAAACCTGTTGTACGCCATCAGTTTTTTAAAACAGAGAGCGTGCTTGGGAAAAATAATGTC ACTAAGCAAGAGAATGACGGTGAAGTGAATAGCCAGTGGATTCATCCTGTAGCAAGTAAAGGAAGGCGCACAAAATCTCATGCTGGAAGTCGATTCACCCCAGATGCAg GTAAGGAAGAGTCTGCAAGTGTTTCTTTGGCTGGACAAAATGTTCAGAAGGAGGGTAATATTAAAGAAGCTGAAGGGCCTCAAACTATTAGGTCAACAACTAAGGGCAAGGAGGGTTCACTGGCTGAAATACCGGCTCAGCTACCTGATCAAGAGTTGCAAGTGAAAGATCAGAGGAAGAGTGCAAATGATCctgcaaaagaaaaaagcatG GAGTTTAAGCAGCAACCAGCTGGAGGAAGCAGTCATAAAAGGAAGAGAGGCAGGCCTCGAAAGTTGGTGGTCATAAGATCGCGAGCTTCAGAAGGAG TGAAGGGGCAGAATATTTCAGGAAATGTCGCCAGCAAAAATGTTGCGAATGATCAGACGCCTGAGGAAGCTGCTTTGCGTGTGCTGAGAGGGACGGATCCTACAG ATGCACAAGATGCCTCTAAAAGAAAAACGGCTGAACTTCCTGGAAGGTGCATGATAAATGAAGCTTCATTGATAGCATCCGAGAATGCAGATGATGATGACAGACCTCTATCCATGTGGTTTGGAGGGATGCAGCATTCTGCGAGCGTGGGTGAATCAA gACCATCCCCTGATATGAATGTCGACCAGCATAGTGATAGAAAAGGACCAGTCGAGGTAGCAACGGAATCTCCCGCAGTTGCTGCAGTCAGTGGCAGTGGGACAGAGGAGAAGCAAGGGTTTCCATTTGTTAAGAGCTCCCCTGTGTGGAAGACTATTGAAACATTGGAAGTGTTCAAAAAGTTTCCCCAAAATCCTCATTTCCGGCCTTTGATTGAATGCAAAGAGGAGTACCGCGAGGGTTCAGCAATTGGAAACATGATAACCTTTTCCAGTCTGGCGGATAAAATATCCAGGCTGCAGTTCGACGACCATCGAAATGTTTTGGGTAGCATTTTGGAGAGTCTTCTTGACTTGGAGAAGTATGGGTTTAATGTTACAGTTCTACGTGGGCGGGTGAATGATCTGCTGTCTGTTAAAGACAGGCACGGACGGTTTCAGGTTGAGTCAAAAGACGCTGAACACAAGATCATGGAGCATTCTCATGAGAAGACCAAACTTGTCGAAGATGCTGAGCATATTGCGAAGAAAATAATCGAGTTGCAGGATAAACATGCATCAATGAAGTCGGAAATGGAGGCCAAAGACCATGAGATTGCTAGATTGAAAATGCATATGGATTCCATGAATGAAGGCATTCAGAGCGCTCGGAGTGATTTTGAGAAGCTAGCTTTGGCTCCCGTGACATAG
- the LOC103444290 gene encoding DUF724 domain-containing protein 3-like isoform X6, producing MAGTEVKEEEQLQLFSVGTEVEVKSDEEGFKGAWFRATIVTSPTNSASKKRKRALVEYKNLVTEDGSKQLKEYVDSENLRPTPPQLADRNFDVGDVVDADYRDGWWTGVVGEALDSNSKYRVVFTNPPDLIEFQKERLRLHQDWVNGEWVRPNKQDVLAASDTPQELEHVLPAPKDPNNLQVATQLENSSAAEENPESTNSGKNLTEQPSYPLSVKGKKMLARNGSATDSRPVKKLKDEKAAKPTVSATAHQLSKTPDNKELPQELPQLSTGVKGTRRTRKPVVRHQFFKTESVLGKNNVKTKQENDGEVNSQWIHPVASKGRRTKSHAGSRFTPDAGKEESASVSLAGQNVQKEGNIKEAEGPQTIRSTTKGKEGSLAEIPAQLPDQELQVKDQRKSANDPAKEKSMEFKQQPAGGSSHKRKRGRPRKLVVIRSRASEGVKGQNISGNVASKNVANDQTPEEAALRVLRGTDPTDAQDASKRKTAELPGRCMINEASLIASENADDDDRPLSMWFGGMQHSASVGESRPSPDMNVDQHSDRKGPVEVATESPAVAAVSGSGTEEKQGFPFVKSSPVWKTIETLEVFKKFPQNPHFRPLIECKEEYREGSAIGNMITFSSLADKISRLQFDDHRNVLGSILESLLDLEKYGFNVTVLRGRVNDLLSVKDRHGRFQVESKDAEHKIMEHSHEKTKLVEDAEHIAKKIIELQDKHASMKSEMEAKDHEIARLKMHMDSMNEGIQSARSDFEKLALAPVT from the exons ATGGCGGGCACGGAGGTCAAAGAAGAAGAGCAGCTCCAATTGTTCAGCGTGGGCACAGAAGTAGAAGTGAAGAGCGACGAGGAAGGGTTCAAAGGCGCCTGGTTCAGAGCCACCATTGTCACAAGCCCCACAAATTCCGCctcaaagaagaggaagagggcgTTGGTCGAGTACAAGAACTTGGTCACGGAAGACGGGTCTAAGCAGCTCAAGGAGTACGTCGATTCGGAGAACCTGAGGCCGACGCCGCCGCAGCTCGCCGACCGGAATTTCGATGTGGGAGATGTTGTGGACGCGGATTACAGAGATGGGTGGTGGACTGGGGTCGTAGGGGAGGCTCTTGACAGCAATTCCAAGTACCGCGTCGTCTTCACGAACCCCCCGGATTTGATCGAATTTCAGAAAGAACGTCTCAGATTGCATCAGGATTGGGTTAATGGCGAATGGGTTCGGCCTAACAAGCAG GATGTATTGGCTGCTTCAGATACTCCACAAGAATTAGAGCATGTGTTGCCTGCTCCAAAAGATCCTAACAATCTTCAAGTGGCTACTCAACTAGAAAATTCGAGTGCTGCAGAGGAGAATCCTGAATCAACTAATTCAGGGAAGAATTTAACAGAGCAACCAAGTTATCCACTAAGTGTCAAGGGCAAAAAGATGTTAGCCCGTAATGGTAGTGCTACAGACTCGCGTCCAGTTAAAAAGTTAAAGGACGAAAAAGCAGCTAAGCCCACAGTATCCGCTACAGCACATCAATTGAGCAAAACGCCCGACAATAAAGAATTGCCCCAGGAATTACCTCAACTGAGCACAGGAGTTAAGGGAACAAGACGCACAAGGAAACCTGTTGTACGCCATCAGTTTTTTAAAACAGAGAGCGTGCTTGGGAAAAATAATGTC AAGACTAAGCAAGAGAATGACGGTGAAGTGAATAGCCAGTGGATTCATCCTGTAGCAAGTAAAGGAAGGCGCACAAAATCTCATGCTGGAAGTCGATTCACCCCAGATGCAg GTAAGGAAGAGTCTGCAAGTGTTTCTTTGGCTGGACAAAATGTTCAGAAGGAGGGTAATATTAAAGAAGCTGAAGGGCCTCAAACTATTAGGTCAACAACTAAGGGCAAGGAGGGTTCACTGGCTGAAATACCGGCTCAGCTACCTGATCAAGAGTTGCAAGTGAAAGATCAGAGGAAGAGTGCAAATGATCctgcaaaagaaaaaagcatG GAGTTTAAGCAGCAACCAGCTGGAGGAAGCAGTCATAAAAGGAAGAGAGGCAGGCCTCGAAAGTTGGTGGTCATAAGATCGCGAGCTTCAGAAGGAG TGAAGGGGCAGAATATTTCAGGAAATGTCGCCAGCAAAAATGTTGCGAATGATCAGACGCCTGAGGAAGCTGCTTTGCGTGTGCTGAGAGGGACGGATCCTACAG ATGCACAAGATGCCTCTAAAAGAAAAACGGCTGAACTTCCTGGAAGGTGCATGATAAATGAAGCTTCATTGATAGCATCCGAGAATGCAGATGATGATGACAGACCTCTATCCATGTGGTTTGGAGGGATGCAGCATTCTGCGAGCGTGGGTGAATCAA gACCATCCCCTGATATGAATGTCGACCAGCATAGTGATAGAAAAGGACCAGTCGAGGTAGCAACGGAATCTCCCGCAGTTGCTGCAGTCAGTGGCAGTGGGACAGAGGAGAAGCAAGGGTTTCCATTTGTTAAGAGCTCCCCTGTGTGGAAGACTATTGAAACATTGGAAGTGTTCAAAAAGTTTCCCCAAAATCCTCATTTCCGGCCTTTGATTGAATGCAAAGAGGAGTACCGCGAGGGTTCAGCAATTGGAAACATGATAACCTTTTCCAGTCTGGCGGATAAAATATCCAGGCTGCAGTTCGACGACCATCGAAATGTTTTGGGTAGCATTTTGGAGAGTCTTCTTGACTTGGAGAAGTATGGGTTTAATGTTACAGTTCTACGTGGGCGGGTGAATGATCTGCTGTCTGTTAAAGACAGGCACGGACGGTTTCAGGTTGAGTCAAAAGACGCTGAACACAAGATCATGGAGCATTCTCATGAGAAGACCAAACTTGTCGAAGATGCTGAGCATATTGCGAAGAAAATAATCGAGTTGCAGGATAAACATGCATCAATGAAGTCGGAAATGGAGGCCAAAGACCATGAGATTGCTAGATTGAAAATGCATATGGATTCCATGAATGAAGGCATTCAGAGCGCTCGGAGTGATTTTGAGAAGCTAGCTTTGGCTCCCGTGACATAG